A genomic region of Caldicellulosiruptor acetigenus contains the following coding sequences:
- a CDS encoding DUF3794 and LysM peptidoglycan-binding domain-containing protein, translating to MEASLALEKRFEKVEYMNVYGTDSQKVIVEGEILLPEIKPDAVKVLQTDSEILITNVEVLNDKVIVQGEIEFRVIYLSSDPQRKVASVSSSAEFSKTFDMLGVRPTMAYEVKDDLIYTFCSLLSPRKLSAKAIAEITVLVKAPATVEYLADIEEDSIKYLKEKISISNPRSTTEEISKREILEIPQGKPSIREILRCFARLSDRNIKFDRKKMTFDLKVDLKTLYSPDIGQNPIEMVEHEVLIQHTAEVPDSPDDVEPVVKFYIKSFKVLPKTDEIGELRRIEYDITIEAEITFHDVKTIEPIVDAYSTAYEIKDSKKLLNIEQFVGKVRHMHLLKDTIALPIEPEQVFSVSGRIEVDVIKPEKNKINIKGVAVVFLIYLSKDQQDIIKNTTSQIPFDVKLDIEGVEETDRAFANIEIENISFSIISTSEVELRIHLAIEAWIKRALSKEILSDLELVEEIKKEEERLASVYIYTVQKGDTLWKIAKKYRTTVEKMVDFNQIDKEEIVPGQKLLIVK from the coding sequence ATGGAGGCAAGTTTAGCATTGGAAAAGAGGTTTGAAAAGGTTGAATACATGAACGTCTACGGTACAGATTCGCAGAAGGTGATTGTTGAAGGCGAGATTTTGCTTCCAGAGATAAAACCAGACGCTGTGAAAGTGCTTCAGACTGATAGCGAAATTCTGATTACAAATGTTGAAGTTTTAAACGACAAAGTGATTGTTCAAGGTGAAATAGAATTCAGAGTAATTTATCTCTCATCTGACCCGCAGAGGAAAGTTGCTTCTGTTTCAAGTTCAGCAGAGTTTTCAAAGACATTTGATATGTTGGGAGTAAGACCTACAATGGCGTACGAGGTCAAAGATGATCTCATTTATACCTTTTGCTCTCTTTTGAGTCCGCGCAAACTTTCTGCCAAGGCAATTGCAGAGATTACCGTTTTAGTAAAAGCCCCAGCTACTGTTGAGTATCTTGCCGACATTGAAGAAGATTCAATAAAGTATTTAAAAGAAAAAATCTCAATTTCAAATCCTCGCAGCACGACAGAGGAGATTTCAAAAAGAGAAATTTTAGAGATACCTCAAGGTAAACCTTCAATCAGAGAAATATTGCGATGTTTTGCAAGGCTTTCAGACAGGAACATCAAGTTTGACAGGAAAAAGATGACCTTTGACTTAAAAGTGGACTTAAAAACCCTCTACTCACCAGATATTGGTCAAAATCCTATTGAGATGGTTGAACATGAGGTATTAATCCAGCACACAGCTGAAGTTCCAGACAGCCCTGATGATGTAGAGCCAGTTGTTAAATTTTATATCAAAAGCTTCAAAGTTTTGCCCAAGACTGATGAAATAGGTGAGCTTCGCAGGATAGAGTATGATATAACTATTGAAGCTGAGATAACATTTCATGATGTAAAAACCATTGAACCCATTGTGGATGCATATTCGACAGCGTATGAGATAAAAGATTCTAAAAAACTTCTCAACATAGAACAATTTGTTGGGAAAGTCCGGCATATGCATCTTTTAAAAGATACAATTGCACTACCCATTGAACCTGAGCAGGTTTTTTCAGTCTCTGGCAGGATAGAGGTGGACGTTATAAAGCCAGAAAAGAATAAAATTAATATAAAAGGTGTAGCTGTTGTCTTTTTGATTTATCTTTCAAAAGACCAGCAGGACATCATAAAAAATACAACATCCCAAATTCCTTTTGATGTGAAATTAGATATAGAAGGGGTAGAAGAGACCGACAGGGCATTTGCAAATATTGAGATAGAAAACATATCATTTTCCATTATTTCTACATCTGAAGTTGAACTGCGGATTCATCTTGCAATTGAGGCGTGGATAAAAAGAGCGCTCTCAAAAGAGATTTTGTCTGATTTAGAGCTTGTAGAAGAGATAAAAAAAGAAGAGGAGAGACTTGCAAGCGTCTACATTTATACTGTCCAGAAAGGTGATACTCTGTGGAAAATTGCAAAAAAATACAGAACAACAGTAGAAAAAATGGTTGATTTCAATCAGATAGATAAAGAAGAAATTGTGCCTGGTCAAAAACTTTTGATAGTAAAATAG
- a CDS encoding DUF3854 domain-containing protein: MRELVDVTMQDVLDRVRITVLKQRGNELNCLCPYCDEPHRREGHLYINVVKDTFICHKCGRQGNALQLYALLTGQDTKEAYKELAQEISSGLRRLHHIQYKLQYTQSQQKYIAPPETRDKVYREFLKLLELSEEHKADLLRRGLSEVAVKVKGYKTLFVTPKEKRLEICRTLQEKGLSLEGIPGFFKHKSTWEWDFIPYRGYAIPVRNLNGQIVGLQVRMDEPAFSKYRWFSSSSSKDVGTPAEANLHVTGSMEDKIVYVTEGALKVDVASYLSRQTFIGLPGVSSCHRQLVETLKQFQPKLVILAFDMDYEEKVEVRLNVEKVKKLLIENGFKFKQITWDKEFKGIDDYLLHLKQTQKRSA, translated from the coding sequence ATGAGAGAGTTAGTTGATGTTACAATGCAAGATGTGCTTGACAGGGTAAGAATAACTGTCTTGAAACAACGTGGTAATGAACTGAACTGTTTGTGTCCGTACTGTGATGAGCCGCATAGACGTGAAGGACATCTTTACATCAACGTCGTCAAGGACACATTCATATGTCACAAATGTGGTAGACAGGGAAATGCACTGCAACTGTATGCTTTACTGACAGGACAGGATACCAAAGAGGCATATAAAGAGCTCGCACAAGAAATAAGTTCCGGCTTACGAAGACTGCACCACATACAGTACAAGTTACAGTACACACAATCACAACAAAAATACATTGCACCGCCAGAAACAAGAGACAAAGTCTACAGAGAATTTTTGAAATTGTTAGAACTCAGTGAAGAACACAAAGCAGACCTGCTCAGACGTGGTTTGTCCGAAGTAGCTGTCAAGGTGAAAGGTTACAAGACCCTTTTCGTAACACCAAAAGAAAAAAGACTGGAGATTTGCAGAACACTGCAGGAAAAAGGACTCAGCTTAGAGGGTATCCCGGGCTTTTTCAAGCACAAGAGTACTTGGGAATGGGACTTTATACCATACAGGGGATATGCAATACCTGTCAGGAATTTAAACGGACAAATAGTTGGACTACAGGTCAGAATGGATGAACCAGCATTTTCTAAATACCGCTGGTTTTCGTCGTCCAGCAGTAAAGATGTCGGAACACCCGCTGAAGCTAATTTGCATGTGACAGGAAGTATGGAAGATAAGATTGTATATGTAACAGAAGGCGCTCTAAAGGTTGATGTGGCATCCTACCTGTCAAGGCAAACATTTATCGGACTTCCTGGTGTTAGTTCATGCCACAGGCAATTGGTAGAAACATTGAAACAATTTCAGCCGAAACTCGTTATCCTGGCGTTTGACATGGATTATGAAGAAAAGGTCGAAGTAAGGTTAAATGTAGAGAAGGTTAAAAAACTTTTAATTGAAAATGGATTTAAATTCAAACAAATCACCTGGGATAAGGAATTCAAAGGCATTGATGACTATTTACTGCACCTGAAACAAACGCAAAAGAGGAGCGCTTAA
- a CDS encoding Veg family protein codes for MVDKLHLQQLKKDIEALKGEKVLIRANKGRKKMIEVEGILENTYSNIFVVKFPVDRECKQYRCVTYTYSDLITNTVEIILCRTNTKVGVM; via the coding sequence GTGGTTGATAAACTTCACCTTCAACAGCTGAAAAAAGACATTGAGGCCCTAAAAGGCGAAAAGGTTTTAATTCGCGCAAATAAAGGACGAAAAAAGATGATTGAGGTTGAAGGTATTTTAGAGAACACTTATTCGAACATCTTTGTTGTCAAGTTTCCAGTTGACAGAGAATGTAAACAGTACAGGTGCGTGACATACACCTATTCAGATCTTATTACAAATACAGTAGAAATTATACTTTGTAGGACAAATACAAAGGTAGGCGTTATGTAA
- a CDS encoding carbohydrate ABC transporter permease, translated as MDRKEKLFGYLFLLPAVLIFIFVAVIPLVQVFIFSLFDIQLNNPTKSEVSLSYKIDVENYANTLFTASSIIDGINLEALNDSQKKTIARIKSLLPVMEKSIFNTKTRIDRLNKVNDLLNNFQPVDSKLKYLPVSAKEINQYNAYVNKIINLTNSLPNTQEMNDLKQALLAFDQVIVKPNFVGLQNYSYYLKDSRLLSAVKNTLLFTVVTVFFELVFGLMLAVVMHKVANLKNVFKSIVLLPWAIPTVISALMWKFMYDGQVGILAKFFADIGLIKSPADLLSSTTNAMIAAMTADIWKTTPYIAILLVAGLQTIPESLYEAAKVDGANAVYQFFRITLPMLKPTILVALLFRTLDAFRVFDLIYVLTGGGPANSTETVSIYTYKTLFNQLDFGRGSTLAVLIFIMVTIISFIYIKILGAEVFSHQKR; from the coding sequence ATGGACAGAAAGGAAAAACTATTTGGGTATTTGTTCTTGCTACCTGCAGTTTTGATATTCATATTTGTTGCTGTGATTCCACTGGTTCAAGTTTTTATCTTCAGCTTATTTGACATTCAGCTCAATAACCCAACAAAGAGTGAGGTTTCTCTTTCATACAAGATAGATGTTGAAAACTATGCCAACACTCTTTTTACAGCTTCTTCAATAATTGATGGTATCAATCTTGAGGCTTTGAATGATAGTCAAAAAAAGACAATTGCCAGAATAAAATCTCTCTTGCCTGTGATGGAGAAAAGCATTTTTAACACAAAGACCAGAATAGACAGGCTCAACAAGGTAAATGACCTTTTAAATAACTTTCAGCCGGTAGATAGTAAACTAAAATATCTGCCAGTATCTGCTAAGGAGATAAATCAATATAATGCATATGTGAATAAAATCATAAACCTTACAAACTCTTTGCCAAACACACAGGAGATGAATGATTTAAAACAGGCACTTTTAGCGTTCGACCAGGTGATAGTTAAACCAAACTTTGTTGGTCTTCAGAACTATAGCTACTATCTAAAAGATTCAAGGCTTTTGTCAGCTGTGAAAAATACACTTTTGTTCACAGTTGTAACAGTGTTTTTTGAACTTGTATTTGGTCTGATGCTTGCAGTTGTTATGCACAAAGTAGCAAACCTGAAAAATGTTTTCAAAAGCATTGTTCTTCTGCCCTGGGCTATTCCAACAGTTATATCAGCTTTGATGTGGAAGTTTATGTATGATGGTCAGGTTGGCATCTTGGCAAAGTTTTTTGCAGACATTGGACTTATCAAAAGCCCGGCAGACCTTTTATCAAGCACTACAAACGCAATGATAGCTGCAATGACAGCCGACATCTGGAAAACAACACCCTATATTGCAATTTTGCTTGTTGCGGGACTTCAAACAATTCCGGAATCGCTGTATGAAGCTGCAAAAGTGGATGGAGCAAATGCGGTGTATCAATTTTTCAGGATTACATTGCCAATGTTAAAACCAACCATACTTGTTGCCCTGCTTTTTAGAACCTTGGATGCGTTTAGAGTATTTGACCTGATTTATGTTTTGACTGGTGGTGGACCAGCAAACTCAACAGAGACAGTCTCTATCTACACTTACAAAACTCTATTTAACCAGCTTGATTTTGGAAGAGGTTCGACTTTAGCAGTTTTGATTTTTATAATGGTGACAATCATCAGTTTTATCTATATAAAAATCCTTGGTGCTGAGGTATTCTCACATCAAAAGAGGTGA
- a CDS encoding carbohydrate ABC transporter permease, producing the protein MKNKKKLTGEKIARIVMNIIIVLALIVILFPFYWLLLTSIRPKSEIFNISSLITLKPHIGNYKMVFTERPFARYILNSFVIGLETTIISIVIASFAAYAIAKTNISPKIKNLVLSLSLAVSMFPQITIVSPIYVMVKNLGLRNSFFGLLIPYTTFSLPLAIWYLTTFYQGVSHEIDEAAKIDGCNTFQIFYKIITPLIAPGIFTAAILIFISAWNEFLFALVINTDDIWRTVSVGIVMFQGRFTIPWDEISAAAIVVMIPLVLMVFVFQQRIVSGLTAGAVKE; encoded by the coding sequence ATGAAAAACAAGAAGAAACTGACAGGCGAAAAGATTGCAAGGATTGTTATGAACATAATAATTGTGCTGGCTCTGATTGTAATTTTGTTTCCTTTTTACTGGCTACTTCTTACATCAATAAGACCGAAAAGTGAAATATTCAATATTTCATCACTGATAACGCTAAAGCCTCATATTGGCAACTACAAGATGGTGTTTACTGAAAGACCATTTGCCAGATACATTTTAAACAGCTTTGTAATTGGTCTTGAGACAACAATTATATCAATTGTGATTGCCAGCTTTGCAGCATATGCAATTGCAAAGACAAATATCTCACCAAAGATAAAAAACCTTGTTTTGAGTCTGTCTTTAGCTGTGTCCATGTTCCCACAGATAACAATAGTCTCTCCTATTTACGTTATGGTAAAAAACCTTGGACTGAGAAACAGCTTTTTTGGGCTTTTGATTCCATACACAACATTTTCACTGCCACTTGCAATCTGGTATCTGACAACATTTTACCAGGGTGTCTCTCATGAAATTGATGAAGCAGCAAAGATTGACGGGTGCAACACATTCCAAATTTTTTATAAAATCATAACACCTCTCATCGCACCGGGAATATTTACCGCAGCAATTTTGATTTTTATCTCTGCATGGAATGAGTTTTTATTTGCCCTGGTTATCAACACAGACGATATATGGAGAACAGTATCTGTTGGAATTGTCATGTTCCAGGGAAGGTTCACGATTCCCTGGGATGAAATTTCAGCAGCTGCAATTGTAGTAATGATTCCGCTTGTGCTTATGGTATTTGTGTTCCAGCAAAGGATTGTGTCGGGTCTCACTGCTGGTGCTGTGAAAGAATAA
- a CDS encoding LacI family DNA-binding transcriptional regulator yields MKYTIKDIAKITGYSVATISRALSGKEGVSEEKRKEILRIIDQLGYIPNQSARRLRSKETKNILVMIPDIENYFFNKLIKGIETEAREKGYNIILGDFSDSQEIEEEYYKMMKGQIADGILIVGSLSEPQKVVEISRQFPMVVISDYFSDELVTVCIDNFKAAYDATMFLYKCGYRRIAKITGKIGAILSQDRLKGYKMALENLGLGSDEKYIKYGDFKYESGYKLAKELLSAKPCPDAIFCSNDEMAIGACDAAKELGFSIPDELGVMGFDDIELSSMVTPKITTVHQPRYEMGKLSAQLLINILTGEEVSKGKYILDTSIIPRDSTKNANITK; encoded by the coding sequence ATGAAGTACACAATAAAAGATATAGCAAAGATAACTGGCTATTCTGTTGCTACAATTTCAAGGGCACTGAGCGGTAAAGAAGGAGTAAGCGAGGAAAAAAGAAAAGAAATCTTAAGAATTATAGACCAACTTGGATATATTCCAAACCAGAGCGCGAGAAGGCTCAGAAGCAAAGAGACCAAAAATATTCTGGTGATGATACCTGATATAGAAAACTACTTTTTCAACAAGCTAATAAAAGGTATTGAGACAGAGGCGCGCGAAAAAGGTTACAATATCATCCTTGGTGATTTTTCAGACTCTCAAGAAATTGAAGAGGAATACTACAAGATGATGAAAGGACAGATAGCAGATGGCATTTTGATTGTTGGAAGTTTGAGCGAGCCTCAAAAGGTTGTTGAAATATCAAGACAGTTTCCTATGGTTGTGATTTCTGACTATTTTTCTGACGAACTTGTGACTGTGTGTATTGACAATTTCAAGGCGGCATATGATGCTACAATGTTTTTGTATAAATGTGGATATCGAAGAATTGCCAAGATAACTGGAAAAATTGGAGCGATTCTGTCTCAAGACAGATTAAAAGGATATAAGATGGCACTTGAGAACTTAGGGTTAGGAAGCGATGAAAAATACATAAAATATGGTGACTTCAAGTACGAAAGTGGCTACAAGCTTGCAAAAGAACTTTTAAGTGCAAAACCTTGTCCAGATGCTATCTTTTGTTCAAACGATGAGATGGCAATTGGGGCATGTGATGCAGCAAAAGAGCTTGGTTTTTCAATTCCTGATGAACTTGGAGTTATGGGATTTGACGACATTGAACTATCTTCAATGGTGACGCCTAAAATTACCACAGTTCATCAGCCACGATATGAAATGGGAAAGTTATCTGCACAACTTTTGATAAATATTTTAACTGGAGAAGAAGTTTCAAAAGGCAAATACATCCTTGACACTTCAATAATTCCAAGGGATTCGACCAAAAATGCAAATATAACAAAATAA
- a CDS encoding DUF2828 family protein has translation MSEEFLNAMEKSTNTSRTENEALTYQSTLNANLDWFAMSGGLRFQSEDRIISLFMKAFYEDKLLAMKNLFHTRDIRQGLGERRVFRVVLKYLAQTQSDVVKKNLSFIPFFGRWDDLYVLIDTPVENDMWLFVKQQLFEDLKSDHPSLLAKWLKSENTSSQESIKLAKKTRKALGMTPKEYRKTLAVLRERIDVLERRLSMKDYTFDYEKIPSQAMLKYKKAFLRNDRDRYTEYIEKVIQGKKKIKTDTLSVVQLVRKILLDNGEMSLDEKKHLDVLWNNISKIDTSENALVVADTSGSMFYACGQYALGIAASVGLALYYAENNKGVFHNRFITFSARPKLQKIKGQNIYEKVKFLEHAGWDCNTDIEAVFTLILNTAIKNNLSQEDLPKKLYIVSDMEFDEATRVSPDSPLFDAIREEFKKHGYELPTLVFWNVSSRQNNVPATKETPNVFFVSGMSQKIFENLIKNRLPDPVALMIEVLNNERYSIIQI, from the coding sequence ATGAGTGAAGAATTTCTTAACGCAATGGAAAAATCAACAAATACTTCACGTACAGAAAATGAAGCTTTGACATATCAATCTACACTTAACGCAAATCTTGATTGGTTCGCAATGAGTGGGGGTCTGAGGTTTCAATCTGAGGATAGAATTATTTCTCTATTTATGAAAGCCTTCTATGAAGATAAGTTACTTGCTATGAAAAATCTTTTTCATACCAGAGATATCAGACAAGGTCTTGGAGAACGCAGAGTTTTCAGGGTTGTTCTTAAATACCTTGCTCAAACCCAGTCAGATGTTGTTAAAAAAAACCTCTCGTTTATACCCTTTTTTGGCCGCTGGGATGACTTATATGTATTAATTGACACTCCTGTTGAGAATGATATGTGGCTATTTGTTAAACAACAGTTATTTGAAGATTTAAAATCAGATCATCCTTCACTCTTAGCAAAATGGCTCAAAAGCGAAAACACTTCTTCACAGGAATCTATAAAATTAGCAAAAAAAACACGCAAGGCTCTTGGAATGACACCAAAAGAATATAGAAAAACATTAGCTGTACTGAGAGAAAGAATTGATGTATTAGAAAGAAGATTATCAATGAAGGATTATACATTTGATTATGAAAAAATCCCTTCACAAGCTATGTTAAAATACAAAAAGGCATTTTTGCGAAATGATAGGGATAGATATACAGAATACATTGAGAAAGTTATCCAAGGAAAGAAAAAAATCAAAACAGATACACTCTCAGTTGTCCAACTTGTAAGGAAAATATTATTAGATAATGGAGAAATGTCTCTTGATGAAAAGAAACATCTCGATGTGCTTTGGAACAACATTTCAAAAATTGATACTTCCGAAAATGCTCTTGTTGTAGCAGATACATCAGGTTCTATGTTTTATGCCTGTGGCCAGTATGCTCTTGGCATTGCTGCTTCAGTTGGTTTAGCGTTATATTATGCAGAAAATAATAAAGGAGTTTTTCATAATAGATTCATAACTTTTTCTGCTAGACCAAAACTTCAAAAAATTAAAGGACAAAATATTTACGAAAAAGTAAAATTTCTGGAGCATGCTGGTTGGGATTGTAACACAGATATTGAGGCAGTCTTTACTCTAATATTAAATACAGCAATAAAGAATAATTTGTCGCAAGAAGATTTACCAAAAAAATTATACATTGTATCAGATATGGAATTTGACGAAGCAACAAGAGTCTCACCTGACTCACCTCTTTTTGATGCAATAAGAGAAGAGTTCAAAAAACACGGATATGAATTACCAACGTTGGTATTTTGGAATGTTTCTTCACGGCAAAACAATGTTCCTGCAACTAAAGAAACACCTAATGTATTCTTTGTATCTGGAATGTCTCAAAAAATATTTGAAAACCTCATTAAAAATCGACTTCCAGATCCCGTAGCACTTATGATTGAAGTATTAAATAATGAAAGATATTCCATTATTCAGATATAA
- the murC gene encoding UDP-N-acetylmuramate--L-alanine ligase, protein MNKYFFIGIGGISMSAIALILKNQGFCVEGSDIQESATTKMLRENGINVYIGHDESHIHGDETVIYTAAISKDNPELLAAKKMNLKIYERAEFLGLLMKNFKNVIAISGTHGKTTTTSMIGYILKKASYNPTILVGAFVKQLGGNFVIGSKEYLVVEACEYVDSFLKFNPTIGVILNIDNDHLDYFKDIDSIKNSFKKFAQKIPTSGFLVANCDDKNVKDVISKLHTQVVCISTKEKADIFAGNISCNDGYCEFDVKNNNDEILAHIKLNIPGFHNVYNALAAFAVASKLGVESLTIEHALSEFCGASRRLEKVGEFDGIYLYDDYAHHPTEIKATLATLKKLSEGKVFAIFQPHTFSRLKSLLNEFAESLKLADKVIVTDVYAAREKNTFGITSEKLYLKLKEIGVDCEYISSFEDIACYVVKEAKKGDIIATIGAGDINKCLDIILKKAVVKS, encoded by the coding sequence ATGAACAAGTATTTTTTTATAGGTATTGGTGGAATATCAATGAGTGCAATCGCTTTAATACTCAAAAACCAAGGTTTTTGTGTTGAAGGTTCTGACATTCAAGAAAGCGCTACTACAAAAATGCTAAGAGAAAATGGAATAAATGTATATATTGGTCATGATGAAAGTCACATCCACGGCGATGAAACTGTGATATATACTGCGGCAATTTCAAAAGACAATCCCGAACTTTTAGCAGCAAAGAAGATGAATCTGAAAATCTATGAACGGGCAGAATTTTTAGGGCTTTTGATGAAAAATTTTAAAAATGTCATTGCAATATCAGGTACGCATGGAAAAACAACCACAACTTCTATGATTGGTTACATTCTAAAAAAAGCAAGTTATAATCCTACAATTTTAGTAGGTGCATTTGTAAAACAACTCGGTGGAAATTTTGTGATTGGTTCTAAAGAGTATCTTGTTGTTGAAGCATGTGAATATGTAGATAGTTTTTTAAAGTTCAACCCTACAATTGGAGTTATTTTAAACATTGACAATGACCATTTGGATTATTTCAAAGACATAGATTCAATAAAAAACTCCTTTAAAAAGTTCGCACAGAAAATTCCAACTTCAGGGTTTTTAGTAGCAAACTGTGACGATAAAAATGTTAAAGATGTTATAAGTAAGCTTCACACACAGGTAGTTTGTATATCCACAAAAGAAAAAGCTGACATTTTTGCCGGCAATATCAGCTGTAATGATGGATACTGTGAATTTGACGTTAAAAATAATAACGACGAGATTTTAGCTCATATAAAGCTCAACATTCCTGGTTTCCATAACGTTTATAATGCGCTCGCTGCATTTGCAGTTGCATCAAAGTTGGGAGTAGAAAGTCTCACAATTGAACATGCTCTCTCTGAATTTTGTGGTGCTTCGCGCAGGCTTGAAAAGGTAGGAGAGTTTGATGGAATATACCTCTATGACGACTATGCCCACCACCCTACTGAAATTAAGGCAACACTTGCTACCCTGAAAAAGCTCTCTGAAGGAAAGGTTTTTGCCATATTCCAACCCCACACCTTTTCAAGGCTTAAAAGCCTTTTGAACGAGTTTGCTGAGAGCCTGAAGTTGGCTGACAAGGTTATTGTCACAGATGTATATGCCGCACGTGAAAAAAATACTTTCGGAATTACATCTGAAAAGCTTTATTTGAAATTAAAAGAAATTGGAGTTGATTGTGAGTATATAAGCAGCTTTGAAGATATTGCCTGTTATGTGGTAAAAGAAGCAAAAAAAGGTGACATCATTGCAACCATTGGCGCAGGTGATATAAACAAATGTTTGGACATTATTCTCAAAAAAGCTGTTGTAAAATCATAA
- a CDS encoding ABC transporter substrate-binding protein translates to MKRFIAVVILIALSVGLFLAFGPTDSNAASKKQVTITYVRGKDETHATEKIIQEFMKKNPDIKVIYKENPSDTGQNHDQLVTVLSAGGSDIDVFDMDVIWPAEFAQAGYTLPLDRFIKRDKINLNDYIKGTIDAARFKGQMWAFPRFIDAGLLYYRKDIVPPNELPKTWDELIKVAKKYKGKNGTKYGFLMQAKQYEGLVCDAIEYIASYGGRVVDESGNIVVNNQGTIDGLNMMRKVITSGIVPPNINTFTEVETHTAFINGLAVFARNWPYMWAMVNSPQSKVKGKVGILPLPKGSKGSAAALGGWMVGINKYTKNPEASWRLLKFLVQKEGQKLMAIYNGNVPVYKPLFNDKDVIKANPLIGDKKFIEAILAAVPRPVSPIYPKISDVMQIELSNIVNGKKDVKTAVLDMDKKLKELVKTQR, encoded by the coding sequence ATGAAAAGATTTATTGCTGTGGTAATTTTGATTGCTTTGAGTGTAGGCTTATTTTTAGCCTTTGGGCCTACTGATTCTAATGCCGCTTCCAAAAAGCAGGTCACAATTACCTATGTTCGAGGCAAGGACGAAACCCACGCAACAGAAAAGATTATCCAAGAGTTCATGAAGAAAAACCCTGACATCAAAGTAATCTACAAAGAAAACCCATCTGACACAGGTCAAAATCATGACCAGCTTGTGACAGTACTGAGCGCTGGCGGGTCTGACATCGACGTGTTTGACATGGACGTTATCTGGCCAGCTGAGTTTGCTCAAGCAGGCTACACACTTCCTCTCGACAGATTTATAAAGAGAGACAAGATTAATCTCAATGACTACATTAAAGGAACAATTGATGCTGCAAGATTCAAAGGTCAGATGTGGGCATTTCCGAGATTTATTGATGCCGGACTTTTGTATTACAGAAAAGACATTGTTCCACCAAATGAACTTCCAAAGACATGGGATGAGCTGATTAAAGTTGCTAAAAAATATAAAGGTAAAAATGGAACAAAATATGGATTTTTAATGCAGGCAAAGCAGTATGAAGGTCTTGTTTGCGATGCGATAGAGTATATTGCATCTTATGGCGGCAGGGTTGTCGATGAGAGTGGAAACATTGTAGTCAACAACCAAGGAACAATAGATGGACTTAACATGATGAGAAAGGTTATAACATCTGGGATTGTTCCACCAAACATCAACACATTCACAGAGGTTGAAACACATACAGCTTTCATAAACGGTCTTGCAGTGTTTGCAAGAAACTGGCCGTATATGTGGGCTATGGTAAACAGTCCGCAGTCAAAAGTAAAAGGCAAAGTTGGAATTCTTCCGCTTCCAAAAGGTTCAAAAGGTTCAGCTGCAGCTCTTGGTGGCTGGATGGTTGGTATTAACAAATACACAAAAAATCCTGAGGCTTCTTGGAGACTTTTGAAGTTCCTTGTTCAGAAAGAAGGACAAAAACTTATGGCTATTTACAATGGAAATGTTCCTGTTTACAAACCACTTTTCAATGACAAGGATGTTATAAAAGCAAATCCATTGATAGGTGATAAGAAGTTTATTGAAGCTATTTTAGCTGCTGTTCCAAGACCTGTATCACCAATTTATCCAAAGATTTCGGATGTTATGCAGATTGAGCTTTCAAACATTGTAAATGGCAAGAAAGATGTAAAGACAGCTGTCCTTGATATGGACAAGAAGTTAAAAGAACTTGTAAAGACTCAAAGGTAA